One window from the genome of Streptomyces sp. WZ-12 encodes:
- a CDS encoding LysR family transcriptional regulator, whose amino-acid sequence MVVSGPQPHPIPQQYPSGLLDTTMDQLRTLITVHETGTALAAARRLGREQSSVQKQLDTMNRTFAALCGEELVRKQGRGRDALFTATGEALVDLARHTLGAWTEGVHDARRRLGRTLSVGTTRYTLGFLLDAVEYVSEDFDREGVDLKITHVRTGDLFTKLRSKELDLVCGSVVVTEGEEAAQLAPFEVLEWRRTGLALLTNLPPERLPGGTVHARDLPRLPLVVSTGGLIGRFLTAWYGSDYRQRLTVAAEIEAAHYGFELLRSGVVSGAMLVTRGLGEAASDGHLPEADGLRTLEVTGDVGPRTEVLVGVFTRRGERASYGPEHPLNRLWEALSWESERWWLRP is encoded by the coding sequence ATGGTCGTGTCCGGTCCGCAGCCACATCCGATTCCGCAGCAGTACCCGTCGGGGCTGCTCGACACCACGATGGACCAGTTGCGCACGCTGATCACGGTGCACGAGACGGGCACTGCGCTGGCGGCCGCCCGCCGGCTGGGCCGTGAGCAATCCAGCGTGCAGAAGCAACTCGACACCATGAACCGCACGTTCGCGGCGCTGTGCGGCGAGGAACTGGTCCGCAAACAGGGCCGCGGCCGGGACGCCCTGTTCACCGCCACCGGCGAGGCGCTGGTCGATCTCGCCCGGCACACCCTCGGCGCCTGGACCGAGGGCGTCCACGACGCCCGCCGCCGGCTCGGCCGCACGCTCTCCGTCGGCACCACCCGCTACACCCTCGGCTTCCTCCTGGACGCCGTGGAGTACGTCAGCGAGGACTTCGACCGCGAGGGCGTCGACCTGAAGATCACCCACGTCCGCACCGGCGACCTCTTCACCAAGCTCCGCTCCAAGGAACTGGACCTGGTCTGCGGCAGCGTCGTGGTCACCGAGGGCGAGGAGGCCGCCCAACTCGCCCCGTTCGAGGTGCTGGAGTGGCGGCGCACCGGACTGGCCCTGCTGACCAACCTCCCGCCGGAACGGCTGCCAGGTGGCACCGTGCACGCCCGCGACCTGCCGCGGCTGCCGTTGGTGGTCTCCACCGGCGGGCTGATCGGCCGCTTCCTGACCGCCTGGTACGGCAGTGACTACCGCCAGCGGCTGACCGTCGCGGCCGAGATCGAGGCCGCGCACTACGGCTTCGAGTTGCTGCGCTCGGGCGTGGTCAGCGGCGCGATGCTGGTCACCCGGGGCCTGGGCGAGGCCGCGTCGGACGGGCACCTCCCGGAGGCCGACGGGCTGCGCACCCTGGAGGTCACCGGCGACGTCGGCCCTCGCACGGAGGTCCTGGTCGGCGTCTTCACCCGGCGCGGCGAACGGGCCTCCTACGGCCCCGAGCACCCCCTCAACCGGCTGTGGGAGGCG